From a region of the Candidatus Methylomirabilota bacterium genome:
- a CDS encoding ATP phosphoribosyltransferase, translating into MARGIQHNDVIAIALPKGRLLAPVAALFEGMGITCLREFADSRRLICEDTDRQLQFLTLKPTDIPTYVEHGAADMGIVGKDQLLEQHRDVYEPLDLRFGACRLVVAEPAELRKQDDPHSWSHLRLATKYPNLAEAYFTRKGIQADIIKLHGSLELAPLVGLAERIVDLVETGQTLKENGLVEVEEITRSTARLIVNRASLKTKYRRVQELIEQMRKQVEAQATRVRP; encoded by the coding sequence ATGGCACGTGGAATCCAGCACAACGATGTGATCGCCATCGCTCTACCCAAGGGTCGACTATTGGCCCCTGTCGCGGCCCTCTTTGAGGGGATGGGCATCACCTGTCTCCGGGAATTCGCCGACTCACGCCGTCTGATCTGCGAGGATACGGATCGGCAATTGCAGTTTCTGACGCTGAAACCTACTGATATCCCGACCTATGTGGAGCATGGCGCCGCCGATATGGGTATCGTGGGAAAGGATCAGCTCCTTGAGCAACACCGGGATGTCTACGAGCCGTTGGATCTCCGGTTCGGCGCCTGTCGGCTTGTGGTCGCCGAACCGGCCGAGCTCCGCAAGCAGGATGATCCGCATTCCTGGTCGCACCTCAGGCTGGCGACGAAATACCCTAATCTTGCGGAGGCCTACTTTACCCGTAAGGGGATACAGGCAGACATCATCAAATTACACGGGTCGCTTGAGCTCGCGCCCCTTGTGGGGCTGGCCGAGCGGATCGTCGATCTCGTCGAGACCGGGCAGACCTTGAAGGAGAACGGTCTGGTCGAGGTTGAGGAGATCACGCGGTCGACGGCGCGGCTGATCGTCAATCGGGCCAGTCTGAAGACAAAGTACCGCAGGGTCCAGGAGCTGATCGAACAGATGCGGAAGCAGGTCGAGGCGCAGGCGACGAGGGTACGGCCATGA
- the murA gene encoding UDP-N-acetylglucosamine 1-carboxyvinyltransferase: protein MDKLIIRGGVPLRGQVTAGGAKNAALPAMAASLLTGESIRLYRIPQLGDVKTTIGLLNHLGVKAERTDGATLALRADGIDQCEAPYQLVRTMRASVLVLGPLVARFGHARVSLPGGCAIGPRPINLHLAALEKMGATVSLDAGYVEAKAARLRGARITFDGQTVTGTENVMMAATLADGVTVLENAACEPEVIDLAALLNRMGARIEGAGTPTISIEGVSCLHGAEHEIIPDRVETGTFIVAAAITGGDVTINRCRPCHLEAVTEKLREAGVVLEETDTSVRVVADGPVRGVNIRTHPYPGFATDMQAQCMALLSIAQGSSVVTETVFENRFMHVNELLRMGADIQVVGNVAFVNGVPRLTGAPVMATDLRASASLVVAGLAAHGSTTVSRVYHLDRGYESIERKLRGLGADIERVTE from the coding sequence ATGGATAAACTGATCATCAGGGGTGGGGTCCCGTTGAGGGGACAGGTGACGGCCGGCGGCGCAAAGAACGCGGCCCTGCCTGCGATGGCGGCCTCCTTGCTCACCGGTGAATCGATCCGGCTTTATCGTATTCCGCAACTGGGCGATGTGAAGACGACCATCGGCCTGCTCAACCATTTAGGGGTCAAGGCTGAACGGACTGATGGGGCAACCCTCGCCCTGCGTGCCGACGGGATCGATCAATGCGAGGCCCCCTATCAACTCGTCAGAACGATGCGGGCATCGGTGCTGGTGCTGGGCCCGCTGGTCGCCCGCTTCGGACACGCACGGGTCTCGTTGCCGGGCGGGTGCGCGATCGGGCCGAGGCCAATTAACCTGCATCTGGCGGCGCTTGAAAAGATGGGCGCAACGGTCAGCCTCGATGCCGGGTACGTCGAGGCAAAGGCGGCGCGTTTACGAGGCGCCAGGATCACGTTCGACGGCCAGACCGTCACCGGTACCGAGAATGTGATGATGGCCGCGACGCTGGCCGACGGGGTCACGGTGCTGGAGAACGCGGCGTGCGAGCCTGAGGTGATCGACTTGGCTGCCTTGTTGAATCGTATGGGGGCCAGAATCGAAGGCGCCGGAACCCCCACCATCAGTATTGAGGGTGTGTCCTGTCTACACGGGGCCGAACACGAAATCATCCCCGATAGGGTCGAGACGGGGACCTTTATAGTTGCGGCGGCGATCACCGGGGGCGATGTAACCATCAATCGCTGTCGACCGTGCCACCTGGAGGCTGTGACGGAAAAACTGCGAGAGGCCGGGGTCGTCTTGGAGGAAACCGACACCAGCGTTCGGGTCGTCGCCGATGGGCCGGTACGCGGTGTCAATATCAGGACCCATCCCTATCCGGGGTTTGCGACCGATATGCAGGCGCAATGTATGGCCCTTCTGTCGATTGCCCAAGGAAGCAGCGTCGTCACCGAGACGGTCTTTGAAAATCGGTTCATGCATGTAAATGAGCTGCTGAGGATGGGCGCAGATATTCAGGTGGTCGGCAACGTCGCCTTCGTGAACGGCGTTCCCAGGCTGACGGGCGCGCCGGTAATGGCGACCGACCTCCGTGCAAGCGCCTCGCTGGTTGTGGCTGGGCTGGCAGCCCACGGGTCCACAACCGTCTCGCGGGTGTATCATCTGGATCGGGGATATGAATCGATCGAACGGAAGCTCCGAGGTCTTGGCGCCGACATCGAGCGGGTGACGGAGTAA
- a CDS encoding peptide chain release factor 1, with amino-acid sequence MRDRLDTIEQRSAEILLQMSDPAIITDQVRFQRLAKAYAELEPVVEAYQRYRKLLRDVEEAQTLLRDGTETDVRELAEAELEELAVKRTKLEEELTLLLLPRDPADEKNIIVEVRAGAGGDEAGLFAAELVRMYSRYAELQGWRVEMLSSNQTGVGGMKEAILSIEGRGAYSRLKFESGVHRVQRVPVTESSGRIHTSTVTVAVLPEAEDVEVQIDPKDLRIDVFRSTGPGGQSVNTTDSAVRITHLPTGMVVSCQDEKSQHKNRAKAMKVLRARLLEAATAQQAAEISQARRQQVGTGDRSERIRTYNFPQGRVTDHRIGLTLHSLPRILEGELEELIGALAASDQAERLKALV; translated from the coding sequence TTGCGTGACCGCCTGGATACCATCGAGCAGCGATCTGCCGAAATCCTGCTGCAGATGAGCGATCCGGCCATCATTACCGATCAGGTCCGTTTCCAGCGACTGGCCAAGGCATATGCCGAGCTGGAGCCGGTGGTCGAGGCATACCAGCGGTATCGTAAGCTCTTACGGGATGTCGAGGAGGCGCAGACGCTTCTGCGTGATGGAACCGAGACCGACGTACGCGAGTTGGCAGAGGCTGAGCTTGAGGAACTTGCCGTCAAGCGGACGAAGCTTGAGGAGGAGTTGACGCTCCTGCTGTTGCCGCGTGACCCGGCCGACGAGAAAAATATCATCGTGGAGGTCCGGGCCGGGGCCGGCGGTGATGAGGCCGGGCTGTTTGCGGCCGAGTTGGTCCGGATGTACAGTCGATACGCCGAACTGCAAGGCTGGCGGGTCGAGATGCTCTCTTCCAATCAGACGGGGGTCGGCGGTATGAAGGAGGCGATCCTGAGCATCGAAGGACGCGGGGCCTATAGCCGCCTGAAATTTGAGAGCGGCGTCCACCGGGTGCAGCGTGTTCCCGTCACCGAGTCCAGCGGTCGGATTCATACCTCGACCGTGACCGTTGCCGTGCTCCCGGAGGCGGAGGATGTCGAGGTTCAGATCGACCCGAAGGACCTTCGCATCGACGTCTTTCGTTCGACAGGCCCTGGGGGGCAGTCGGTCAACACGACCGATTCGGCGGTACGCATCACTCACCTGCCGACCGGGATGGTGGTGTCCTGTCAGGATGAGAAGTCGCAGCATAAGAATCGGGCGAAGGCCATGAAGGTGCTGCGGGCCCGCCTGCTTGAGGCCGCTACGGCGCAGCAAGCGGCGGAGATTTCACAGGCGCGCCGTCAGCAGGTTGGGACAGGCGACCGGAGCGAACGGATACGCACCTACAACTTCCCGCAGGGTCGGGTCACCGATCACCGCATCGGACTCACACTTCACAGCCTGCCTCGGATCCTGGAGGGGGAGTTGGAGGAGTTGATCGGCGCGCTGGCGGCCAGCGATCAGGCCGAGCGGTTAAAGGCCTTGGTGTAA
- a CDS encoding dephospho-CoA kinase, producing MPSGQDGRRMIVIGLTGGIGSGKSTVAAMFKELGATVIDADQVAHELVEPDQPLFEAVAAAFGREIVGMSGGLDRQRLGAIVFADADARRRLEALLHPAIIVECERRIRQAAGSGSAVCLVDAALLIESGWHTRCDAVILVEASEAVRIERLVRFRGLSRDDAMRRIRAQMPPQEKRRYAHYVIENEGSLEEMARRVRAVWDQLSAKVAP from the coding sequence ATGCCTAGCGGGCAGGACGGTCGGCGGATGATCGTGATCGGTCTGACAGGGGGCATCGGTTCGGGTAAGAGTACGGTCGCCGCGATGTTCAAGGAGTTGGGGGCGACAGTCATCGATGCGGATCAGGTGGCTCACGAACTGGTCGAGCCCGATCAGCCGCTGTTCGAGGCGGTCGCCGCGGCATTCGGCCGAGAAATCGTCGGAATGAGCGGAGGCCTCGATCGTCAGCGATTGGGCGCCATCGTGTTTGCCGACGCCGACGCTCGCCGGCGATTGGAGGCGTTGCTGCACCCGGCTATCATCGTCGAGTGCGAACGTCGTATCCGGCAGGCAGCGGGGTCGGGGAGCGCGGTCTGCCTGGTCGATGCAGCACTACTGATTGAGAGCGGATGGCATACTCGCTGTGATGCGGTGATTCTTGTTGAGGCGAGCGAGGCGGTTCGGATCGAGCGCCTGGTTCGATTCAGGGGCCTCAGCCGGGATGACGCGATGCGGCGTATTCGGGCGCAGATGCCGCCACAGGAGAAGCGACGCTACGCCCACTATGTCATCGAGAATGAGGGGTCGCTCGAAGAGATGGCGCGACGGGTGCGGGCGGTGTGGGACCAGTTGTCCGCGAAGGTCGCGCCGTGA
- the rho gene encoding transcription termination factor Rho: MNIVELKEKTISELSTIARTLNVVGASGLRKQELIFKILEAQTEKSGLIFAEGVLEVLPDGFGFLRAPDYNYLPGPDDIYVSPSQIRRFDLRTGDTVSGQVRPPKEGERYFALLKVEAVNFENPELIKDKILFDNLTPLFPNQRIRLETTQDELNMRVMDLLTPIGKGQRGLIVAPPRTGKTILLQKIANSITKNHPEVILIVLLIDERPEEVTDFQRSVKAEVVSSTFDEPATRHVQVAEMVIEKAKRLVEHKRDVVILLDSITRLGRAYNTIVPPSGKVLSGGVDSNALQRPKRFFGAARNIEEGGSLTIMATALIDTGSRMDDVIFEEFKGTGNCELVLDRRLVDKRVFPAIDIFRSGTRKEELLLTQEELNRMWILRKVLQTMGVVEAMELLLEKLRQARSNEDFLRAMNS; the protein is encoded by the coding sequence ATGAATATCGTCGAGTTGAAGGAGAAGACCATCTCTGAGTTGAGCACCATTGCCCGGACGCTCAACGTTGTGGGCGCGAGCGGCCTCCGTAAACAAGAGCTCATCTTCAAGATCCTCGAGGCGCAAACCGAGAAGAGCGGACTGATCTTCGCGGAGGGGGTGCTCGAGGTGTTGCCGGATGGGTTTGGCTTCCTGCGAGCACCGGACTATAACTACCTGCCGGGGCCGGACGACATTTACGTCTCGCCGTCGCAGATTCGGCGCTTCGACCTCAGGACCGGCGACACCGTATCGGGACAGGTCAGACCTCCCAAGGAGGGTGAGCGCTATTTCGCCCTCCTCAAGGTTGAGGCGGTCAACTTCGAAAATCCGGAGTTGATCAAGGACAAGATCCTCTTCGATAACCTGACCCCTCTCTTCCCGAATCAACGGATCCGGCTGGAGACGACACAGGATGAGCTGAATATGCGGGTGATGGACCTCCTGACCCCGATCGGCAAGGGGCAGCGCGGGCTGATCGTCGCCCCGCCGCGGACCGGGAAGACGATCCTTCTGCAAAAGATCGCCAACAGCATTACCAAGAATCATCCCGAGGTGATCCTGATCGTTCTGCTGATCGATGAGCGACCCGAGGAGGTGACCGACTTCCAGCGGTCCGTGAAGGCAGAGGTGGTCAGTTCCACCTTTGACGAGCCGGCGACGCGCCACGTCCAGGTGGCCGAGATGGTGATCGAGAAGGCCAAACGGCTGGTGGAACATAAGCGCGACGTCGTGATCCTGCTGGATTCCATTACACGATTGGGACGGGCCTACAATACCATCGTTCCGCCGAGCGGCAAGGTACTCTCCGGCGGCGTGGACAGCAATGCGCTCCAGCGCCCCAAGCGGTTTTTCGGGGCGGCACGGAACATCGAAGAGGGTGGGAGTTTAACGATCATGGCTACAGCCCTGATCGACACCGGCAGCCGGATGGACGACGTCATCTTCGAGGAGTTCAAGGGGACCGGCAACTGCGAGTTGGTCCTGGATCGACGGTTGGTGGACAAACGGGTCTTCCCCGCCATCGACATCTTCAGGTCGGGTACGCGGAAGGAGGAGCTGCTACTCACCCAGGAGGAGCTCAACCGGATGTGGATTCTGCGCAAGGTCCTCCAAACGATGGGCGTAGTCGAGGCGATGGAACTGTTGCTCGAAAAGTTGAGGCAAGCCAGATCGAACGAGGATTTCCTGAGGGCGATGAATTCGTAG
- the prmC gene encoding peptide chain release factor N(5)-glutamine methyltransferase, whose translation MGSAGLVTLPAGAAGTEYSYRRVVERLAGSGVQSALLDAACLMEVASGIPRWWFILDPDRPIAADRSDLLESMVSRREAREPMAYILGVKEFWSLSFTVSPDVLIPRPDTEILIETALDKIGGRRLDPESPTPNTQHPTPVIVDLGTGSGAIALALAVELPHALIYAIDRSPGACRIARRNITALGLASRVRCIQGDLLEPIRTVNAGGGCDLIVSNPPYVPSGECGTLSPEITIYEPVEAIDGGPDGLYYYRRIIEAAPTYLREGGWLVLEVGDGQAPAVTALIRDSAGFGSVETRPDVAGCDRVVCAQRYEMAYG comes from the coding sequence ATGGGCTCCGCGGGACTCGTCACGCTGCCTGCCGGAGCGGCGGGGACCGAGTATTCGTATCGCCGCGTCGTAGAGCGCCTGGCAGGAAGCGGCGTGCAGAGCGCGCTGCTGGACGCGGCCTGTCTGATGGAGGTCGCATCGGGCATACCGCGATGGTGGTTTATCCTGGACCCGGACCGACCGATCGCCGCGGACAGGTCAGACCTCCTGGAATCGATGGTATCGCGGCGCGAGGCCAGAGAGCCGATGGCCTACATCCTCGGTGTCAAGGAGTTCTGGTCCCTTTCCTTCACGGTAAGTCCGGATGTCCTGATACCCAGGCCGGATACCGAGATACTGATCGAGACGGCCCTGGACAAAATCGGCGGCAGGCGACTAGATCCGGAGAGCCCAACACCCAACACCCAACACCCAACACCCGTCATCGTGGACCTCGGTACCGGTTCGGGTGCTATTGCCCTGGCGCTGGCGGTAGAACTGCCCCACGCACTCATCTATGCAATCGATCGTTCGCCGGGCGCCTGCCGGATCGCCAGGCGGAATATTACGGCACTGGGGTTGGCGAGCAGGGTTCGCTGTATCCAGGGCGATCTCCTGGAGCCGATTCGAACGGTCAATGCCGGTGGAGGGTGCGATCTGATCGTATCAAATCCTCCATATGTTCCCTCTGGAGAGTGCGGCACCTTATCGCCGGAGATCACCATCTACGAGCCTGTCGAGGCCATAGACGGCGGTCCGGACGGCCTGTACTATTACCGACGAATCATCGAAGCGGCCCCTACCTATCTTCGGGAGGGCGGGTGGCTGGTCCTCGAGGTCGGCGACGGCCAGGCGCCGGCCGTGACGGCCCTGATCCGAGACAGTGCTGGCTTCGGATCGGTAGAGACGCGACCGGACGTTGCCGGTTGTGACCGGGTTGTGTGTGCGCAACGATACGAGATGGCGTATGGATAA
- a CDS encoding 50S ribosomal protein L31 has translation MKSDIHPNYQVTTITCACGEVIHTRSTVPSLRVEICSKCHPLFTGRQKLIDTEGRVDRFRRKYARKPKAAKAADETASAEQAVAAPEEAVAS, from the coding sequence ATGAAGTCAGATATTCACCCCAACTATCAAGTTACGACCATCACCTGTGCGTGCGGTGAGGTCATTCACACCCGGTCGACCGTGCCTTCGCTTCGGGTCGAGATCTGCTCTAAGTGCCACCCGCTCTTTACCGGTCGCCAGAAGCTGATCGATACCGAGGGGCGGGTCGATCGGTTCCGGAGGAAGTATGCCAGAAAGCCGAAGGCGGCCAAGGCGGCGGATGAGACCGCCTCTGCGGAACAGGCGGTAGCGGCGCCTGAGGAGGCAGTGGCATCCTGA